The genomic segment TAGGCTAGAAAACTACTTGTTTTGTCTTATCCTATCATAATAGATCCATTTGCTTATAATAAGCATCGTAAGCTAGTATTTAAGACAGTGTATAATCACAGTGTTTCAATAGCCCTGAAGAATTGTTGTTTCTGCGATGCTGGGGCAACTAGCTCTGTGGGCTAAAATTGCCAGTTCAGATATTCTCACTCACTTTTTTTTCACTCCACTATCATCATCATAATTTCAAGTTTGCGACATGTATACTGCTGTTTTTTCAGTTGGTGTTCTCCAATCATGTCATGGAATGTACTTGTTCTTGCGCAGACGAAGCGTCATGCGGATCACCAAGATGGATAGGGAGAGGCCTCTCTTGCGTATGCATAAAGCGAAAAGGGGCATATGAAAGAATATGCATGAACCTCACACCATTGCAGGTAAGGGTTACTGAGTTCTCAGAATAATGCAAGAGATTTGATGGTGGCTCATGGCAATGTGCATATCCAGCACCATTTTCTGTTTGTAGATTAGGACAGTAGGTTTTGATTTACAAACCACATTAATCAGTACTTAGGCCTGCTTTTTGGGTGAAAAAGACTACGAATAATTGAAGTGACCACCCAAAAGGACTTCCAAAATCTTTTCCTTTAAGTTATTACAATCCTCCCTTCATGCGCAATGAGTATTAAGTGGTCCTGTGTGACTTCAATGCACAATCGAAGTCTGCAGGACATTCATATCAAACTAAGTAGTCCAGCTCAGAACTTTATCTTAAGAATTTGTCTTTGCATGCATCAAGTAATCTTGAGAAATCCTGTATCACCATGTCTCTGTATCCATATCATCGTATCCATATAGCGCACTGAGGCAGCATAGTCAAGTTGATGAGTTTAATGGGTAGGTTGCTGAGTGAGACTGAAACCAGTCGTTATTCTGCTTCAATTGCTGGTAATTTGCAGGAAGAAAGGCTTCGGAGATTGAAACATCGCATGAATGTTTATTTTGATCCATCTAGACGAGATCACCAGGTGAAATTTCTTCCCTAAGTATAGTAAATGGTTCGTACATTTGATTAGCTCTGCACTTTGTGCCAATCAATCTAATGTGGGTTACACTGAATTGCTCCAAGTAGAAGTATTTACTTTTTCTTTGGCGCTGCAAATTTTATATCTTATCCTATAATGCAGTTGACGAATATTAAACAGAGGGCAGAATGAATTATCTCTCTTACCCTGATAATTTATAGTTCTGCAGTGTGGATATAATGTGCTTTTCTGGACAACAGCTCGTCTTGATACTTCAAGTTTCTACGCATAAGTTTTCAGCTAGAAGACTGAGATCATTATTAGTTTCAAACACAATAAGTCTTGCATTTTTATCATATCTATGTATCTTGCAGCGTAATTATGTAGTACTAAATCATGCAATCATGCATAAAAAGTGGCAATTAGCAAGTACTTAACTTGTTGCATAATGTTTACTGCTGAAAACCGAGTTTGGCAGTAGTTTTTGCACCTGGGTAGTTATGTTTCTGCTTATTCTACTCTCTAATCAGTCTACTGAATCCTGATGAGTAGCAATACTAATGATGATAGGAAGCACTGAAAGCTCTTTGGCATGCGACATATCCTGATCAAGAACTTCAAGGTTTGATATCTGAACAGTGGAAGGACATGGGTTGGCAAGGAAGAGATCCATCAACTGACTTTAGGTAGACGACCACTAATCCAAACTAAAATTTGTCAGATTGCCTTTGGAAATGCATGCAGCTTTAGTGTCAAATTAAGTGACATTTCAATACGCTACAGAGGCGCAGGATTCATCTCTCTGGAGAATCTTCTATTCTTTGCCAAGACATTCTCTGTAAGCAATATATAGCAATTGCCTTTCATTTATGAAAGTGCTCTCTTGCTGGTGAAGTGGTGAGTAACCAccttaatattttatttatgcaGGCCTCGTTTCAAAGACTGCTTAAGAAACAATGTGGTAACAGAGCCACATGGGAGTACCCGTTTGCAGTTGCCGGCGTAAATATTACATTCATGATCATGCAGATGCTTGATCTCCAGTCAAGTAAGCACTGACCCAGACTCTCCAATGTATCATCTGGTTATGCCTATAAAATGTGATTTTCCTAACAATATGTTAATATTGACTGCAGCTAAGCCAAGAACATTTGTGCGAGCAATTTTTATCCAAATGCTCTCAGGTAGGACTGCTGCAGTAACAGAGCCATTTTTTCCCTTGTAGCAGTAACTTATCCAAAAGTACCATAAGTACCCAACAAAGTGATCTTAATTTCCTTGTCCTAGAGGATGAGTGGGCATTTGATCTGCTCTATTGCGTCGCATTTGTTGTGATGGACAAACAGTGGCTGGAGAAGAATGCCTCTTACATGGACTTCAATGTAAGTTCCTGCCTATGCACATCTCATACTTTGTTTGGACTCAAACTGCCTGTCTTCATTGATCTCATGCTTGTGATGCCACTTCCAGGAAGTACTGAAGTCGACGCGTGCCCAGCTGGAGAGAGAGCTAATGCTGGACGACGTGATGAGGGTCGAAGACATGCCATCATACAGCCTACTTTGCTAGTGATCAAATGTGCTGCAGAACATAACTGAGTTCATGGTTCAACTGTACAGTGCCTCCCTTTCTTGATTTCTGGAAGGAATTTTTTAGCGACTAAGTAGGGCGATGGCTTGCTGGTGTCTTGCTGAATTTGGGCCTATGTAAACAACTCATCTATGTATTGTCATACTGAATTAGTATTCCTGGCATCCGGCGCCAATGTTGGTGATATTAATATTCTCAGAAAAATTGAGGAGAGCAGAATTTGTTCTTGGAAACCCTCCGTGTTGTTTCCTGCACATCAACTTGTCAGTTCTCCAGCTTGGTCCTTGAGATCCGTTTGATCCATCCAATCTTCCCTCTTGTCTGATTTATCTAATTTGGGGAGTGTCACAAACGTGCAACAGCCCTTTTCATCACTTCGTGAATACAGAGCTACCAACCAGGACAACTAGACAAGCACCTTCGCTAGTGGTTGCGATTGCTCTGGTTGCTCCGGTGAGGCATCGCCACCGACTGCACTCGCCCCAGGGATCTTCGACAGCTGCGCTCCCTTCATCACCTTCCTCAGCTTGTCCACGTCCTGCCACCTCCCAGCCTCCGCATACATGTTTGACAGTACCACGTACACGCCATGGTTGCTAGGATCCAGTTTCAGCATTTCAACCACCGCCTGCTCCGCGATCTCGACATCGCCGTGGTTCTTGCAGGCCGTCAGCAGTGCTCCCCAGATCACGGTGTCCGCCTCGCACGTCATTCCCCGTATCATCTCCTCGGCCTCCGCCAGGAGCCCGGCCCGGCCAAGGAGGTTGACCATGCACCCGTAATGCTGGATTCCCGGCGCGATCCCGAAGTCCTTCTCCATTGACCTGAACAGCCGGCGCGCCTCGTCCAGCAGCCCTGCGTGGCAGCAAGCCGAGAGCGCCCCGACGAGCGTGGTCGCGTTCGGCGGCACGCCCTCCCGTTACATGGCCAGCGCGCGCTCGCCGTGCCCGTGGTGCGCCAGCCCCGAGATTAGGGCGTTCCACGTCGCCGCGCGCCGCTCCCTCATCCCATCGAACACCGCGACTGACTCCCGGATCGCGCCATTCTTGGCGTACATGTCCACCAGCGCCGTGCCGAGGACGACACCCAGGGGCGCTGCCATGCCCCGCGCCTCCATGAGGTCGTGCACCCGCCGCCCCATCTCGAGCCCGCCCGACGCCGACCGCGCGCACGCCGACAGCACGGACGCCAGCGCGGCCCCGCCGGGCTCGAACCCCTCGTGGACCATCTCGTCGAACGCCCCGATGGCGTTCTCGTGCCTCCCGTTCTGCGCGTACGCGGAGACCATGGTGGTGTACACGGCCACGTTCCGCTCCGGCAACTCGTCGAACACCCTGCGCGCGGCGCGGAGGCGGCCGGCCACGGAGTAGGCCCGGACGAGGCCGTTGGTGACGTAGGCGTCGAGGTGGACCCCGTGCCTAACGGCGAGCGCGTGGAGCTGCTCGGCGAcggggagcgggagcgggaggcGCGCGGCAGCCTTGAGGAGAAAGGGGAAGGTGTGCCTGCCGGGAGCGAGGGTGCCGGTGGCGCGGAGGCGGGCGAAGAAGGGGAAGGCGGAGGCGGGGTCGGGGGAGGAGGTGAACGCGCGGAGGGTGGTGTTGAGCATGAAGGAGTTGGGCGCgcaggggagggaggagaggagggcgagcgcggcggcggcggggtcggGGGAGACGGCGGCGTAGGCGGCCAAGAGGCGGGACGCCGCGAACGCGTCGTCGGCGAGGCGGCCGGAGACGAGCATCGCCGCGTGGACGCGAGCCAGCGCGCGCGGGGTGGCGCAGCGGTCGGCGAGGAGGGAGAGGTTCGGGCGGCGCGGAAGACGGGTTGCGCGGGCGCCGACGACGGCCACGGCCGTGGCGAGCGGCGCCGCCGGCGTTTGCATTGGGACGGGTTCGATAGATTGGTGGAACCGAGTGGGAAGTGTTTACGTTGGTTGCATCGTTTGCGAATAAAATGAAATATTCCCAGAATGTCTAATCCCTATAAAATACCTTGTTTGTTCAAACCAGAGAGAGTATAATCTATTTCTTTCGTTTTCAAAAGTATATTATGAAATATTTCCATAATGTCTAATCCCTATAAAATACCTTGTTTGTTCTAAATAGAATACAACATATACACGTCGCGTCTATACGGTTTTCGGGGTTGTTTGTTGTTATAGAACTAGCTACAATATGTCGAGTGAATGAATTAAGCAATTGTATTTAGTTAAGGTTAAATATTGCATAGATTATGTGCAACATACCTCAATGTAATAGGTGGAACGAGTTTTGCAATTGCATTTACCTTACTACTATTTCGTACAACTATGTAGGATTAGTTGGTGGCTATTGTGCTACACCACGCTATGGAGTTTATGAGTAGGGTATCTTTACTAATTCTTGCATACTTTATTATTACAGTTCCACAAAAGTTGCTCTCAACTAACTACTAAATACAAAGTTATAAATAAATACTATATGCTTTTGAAAAAACACCATAATACTTTAAACAGAGTAAAGTATAACTGAGGATATGTAGATCGATGGTATCGATGCTTggaaattttttaatattattttattaaaaattgcaaaaataatattcgTTTATGGATAATTATCAAAATAGCACTCTGTTGGTAACCCAAATGCCGACTAGCACCATGTCAGCATTTTTCCTGTTTTGCAGACCTATTATCGGCAGTTCGCCTGCCGACTGAACCTTCTGTTGGCATGGGTTCTTGCTGACAAGACTTGTTAGCATCTAGCGTACTAACATGCATGTCTGCCATGCCGATAGGTCTCTGTCGGCAAGCCAGTTGCCGatagaagtttttttttctctttattacATTTTTTTGACAAATTTTTTAGACACCTTAACAATTTTAAACAACTTGATGTTCCTTTTCTTCGTTGTTCTCCTGCAGGTGTGGTACAACATCTGGATGCTTTTGGTAGGGTTTTTGGAacttgatgttcttttctttcttgttctcTTGCTTACAGAGTGAAGAGCTCTCATTCAAGTACTCGCGATAAAGATATGTCCAACGGCGCTTGTATTCTTTAGATGCTCCTTCCTCGGTAAAGCATTCGAGTGGCAATATCTCAGAGAAAAATTCCGGGCTACTTGGAATGCAAGAGGAGTTTTCATACATACCCACGAGCCAAAAGGATTTAGTCGAGGAGAAAACAATTTGAAGTGGAATCACCTGACAAGAACCGTTGaatatgacatttttattcacaCAAATAACAGACATGATGGCATATATGGTACACTTTCATACTAACCTAACCATGTACCAtctctaaacctaacatgccttagggaatgtaaacaaACCGATTACTACCGCTACTCTACTAAGTGCAACAGGAATATTTTCCCTTCCTGGCAGCCTCTAGCCCTGCTTCACGCGCTTGGTGTGCCCTCTCgcacttcctctccctctccacctcacACACCTCCTCCTTCCAGTGGGTCTCCTCCTCTCTTagcttctgctcctcctcctgtaTGAGTTTGTGTTTAGCCTGTCTCCTCTCATCTGCTTCTAGTTGATGGAATCATCTCCATGCCGCCCGGTGTTGCTTATGTATGAGGAACACATTTGATGGACTTTGCTAAGTATCTAACCACTGTACGAAATCACAGAGTGGTGATAGAGACTAGCAACGGagacaaaaaaatatatcagtGGTAAATGATAGATAATTAGGATATAATTTGGCCACATATGTGTACCTAGTTGCAGTAGCCACCATGGATGCTACCCTCCGATGGGTCGTACACGCAGTTTGAGCACATGAAGAATCTCCTACCATAGGTGTCGGAGAAGTCGTTAGACTTCCTAACCTACAAAGatctccacaccagcacatcAAAACTTTGACCCTAGTAGGCGTAGCATCCAGCAATGATCTCTTTGGGAGAGGATCATAAGCCATTTTACCAGGAATAGAAGAGCAGATGGACTTTGGTTTCGTTGGAGAAGTTTCCTCCTAGACTGCTATTTATACTAAAAATTCATGCTGGTTCATGGACTGAGTCCACGATAAATAGTTGGGATAAGAATTGATTCCTCTTCCTGGAGTGGTCTGGAAAGCCTATGTCTAAAAAGCCTATGTCTGAAGCCTACATTTGAAAAGCATAAATCTAAAAAATCTACTTCTGAAAAATCTACGTCTAAAAAGCCTACTTCTGATATGTCTATTTCTGAAAAACCTACATTTAAAAAGCCTAAGACAAGCGCGTTTAATGTTAGGTTTACTGTTGTACTTAGGGTTTAGTATTAGATTTACCATTGTACATAGGGTTTGAGATTAGGATTAGTGTACCACATATGATTTACCATTCACTGAGATGgagctccctccctccccatgCATCTATAAAAGCCTCCCTTGACTTCCTACCGAAGCCATAAGACTCAATGGAGACTAGAGGTGGGACAGGTAGAAGATCAAGGGTTGCGGGGAGGGCACCAGTGAGATGGCTAGGTTCCTTTGGTCCCAATTCCTACGACGCCCAAGGAAATAGTGAGTTTCATCCACCACTTCATCTTAGGACTTACAACCACCCGAATGAGCAGTGGCCCAAGTGCTCCCATGGATACGAATGCATTTTCTAGATGAATGATGGTAACTCTAATAGTTTAAAATCATATTTTAAGACAAATTAGTAATAAATTTGTACATATTTGCAAGATTCTGACGATTACCGCTACACTAGATGGGTTGATCCTCCTGTTGAACAGAACATCCAAGATTATATTCATCACCTCCAAGACCGTATCTTTGACTTACAGCAGGAGGTTGATGCTGTTCCAACTCGTGAGGAGGACAAGCTGGTCATACACCTTGATGATCCTACTGTATGTGTTGATCCGTGGTGCCCATGCCACAAAAAGTGTggttctcctcttcctccaccaccaacacaaTATGGTGATGGCGGTTGCTGGGAGTCAAAATCATTCTCACAGTTTATTCTAAGCCAATAAGACTAGAACCACTATAACCTGATATGTTGCCTTACCTTTATGCTGTAATTCCTTATATCATGTTTTTCTAATTGCAATAAAGATTCATCTCATCATGTAATGTAGTAGTACAATGGATTGAACGACCACATACTAATACCATACAATTTTATTAGCAAAGATGAAAATCTACGATTACAACATATTCTACTGCGTGGATCGGGACTTTCCCCTTTCTTTCACGTTCGCTTCATCCTCCACTTCTTCCCGACGATGCAGGAGCGTTTCACGCCTCTGTAGTAGTTTCCCACACCTCTTAAGTTCTGCCTCCCACCTCCTTAAAATGTCCTCTTAGAGATGACATTGCTCTTCTCGCGTTCGAAGTTCCTGTTGGTGTTCTTGACGTTCTTATTGCTTGCGTTCTTATTCTTGCCGCTGATGTCCCTATTGGTGTTCTTGACGTGCCTCTTGTCGCTAGCATGCTTCCTCTATATTGATATCGTACTCATGTTTGGTTTTAGTCTCTCTGACATATCCCTCATTGTAAGACGGTCGCACCACATCGATCCATTTCTTGAAACGAAAGACTGGGGAAGATAAACGTATGCTTGAAATGATGTTCATAATATAAAGTTCGGAGGTACGAATGAagtgaaaaaaagaaacacaccATAAAATCGCCATCTAAATGAAGTTCTTAGTTTGGTAATCGGCAGAAGCTAAAGCAGGCTCGGGTATAATACAGCAACGAGGGATTAATTAAATCATCAGAACAAGTTCAGGGCATTACGTAACCTTCTTCATTCTGTACAGATAGTACTAACTAGATCCAAATTTGTAAGTCAAAAGTAGCGCACTAAAATTCACCTTATCGGTTTACAATCGTGTTAATAATTTTATGCGGCAAATTAACTTCCAGGGAAAGAAGAAGTCTGAAAAGAAGATAATAAAGAAGAGTCATTTATACTGAAAGAAAAGTGTACAAAACGGTTCCATGCTACATAATAATAATGCAGGATGTGCTAATAATACTAAATATCAAAAGAATATCAACCTAAAAGTTTATATTGAACGAACCAGTTGCCTAAACTGAAGAAATAAAGAAAGTTACAGTGAGAGATCATCAGAAGAATGTTAGTCGGCAGTCAGCATCCAGAGCATTTGAAAACTAATGCAGAAAGTCATAGAAAGAAAACATACCTGTCTTGGCACTTGGAGTCACCCCACACAAATATTCCATGGTTCCGTACAAGGACAACAGTTGCCTTTGGGTATGCTACAATCTGTTAAATAATTCCGCATCAATTGCCtacatatctatttttttttataagttCTTTGCAACCAAGAATCCTTGGTCTCGGCTAAAACTCTAGATCTCTAAAACAGTGTTGTAGAAAACAGTCAAGGGGCGGTTAGTTTGTGACGTTGGCCAAACCGTCATGATTCTTGTAATTAGAAGCCGTTATCAACGTCGAAACAATTAGTCGGCTATTTTTCCCCATTTATCAATacttaaaaaaactcaaaagtcACAGGTTATAATAGTTATGAGTGACGGGTGCCGCACTCCGAACACGTCACCgatgataagtcataagtgatgggtaaggatccgtcaccaatgatcaAAACTTGATTCGTCATTtattaacctgtcacttatgattgacgaatatttttttctattttttaacacgaaaaaagtcaaaaaaaaattcacctgaGAGTCACCTAATATAAGGTCCATCGCATATGACCAATCTACGtcattttcaaacatattttgATCTTTACATTTTGTGAAACTCAAACCCGTGCCCAGGGTCTCGCGTGCGACTCCCTTACCACCATAGCTATCACATGTTTATGATAAAAACCGGATACGCTATTCTTTTAACTTCGCTATCAAAgctcataggtgatgggtcatagttatATGACTTATGCAAGTCATATGTGATAGGtcacaattatgacccgtcactgatgacgtTTTTCCTGAAATAttgtaacatcccaattttgttcaaatcagtttcaaaatttgattcaaataaaatcctTCAAAATCATTTCAAACCATCCCTAAATCtttctaagaaaaaaaaaatccaaacccTTCTCTATGGGCTCAatccatcttcttctccctgAGCCGGCccatttctttttcctttccctttctcACCCGACCGCCCCGCTACCTTTTCTCCCCGGCCCGGCAGTTTTCTCCCTCTAGGCCGCTCCACTCACTTCCCCTTCCCCCTTCCCCCGGCCCAtctcccctctcccttcctccccTGCACAACTCCAGCCCGGACCGTGTGCgcctcccttcttcttcctcgcggCGACCGCGCTCACGTCGTACGCGCGCATGCGAAGAGCTCGCACGGCAGTGTACACGTGTGATCCCACCCTCTGCTTGCCCGATACACGCACCATACCGCCGTGCCGtccctctcctttttccttCCTCTAACCTGTCACATCTCGTTGTACCGGCGTCAACCACAAGCGAGGAACCTGGCCTCCGGACACCGCCAGATGCCGTCGTGTCGTCTGCTCGCACCGGCCCGTCCTCCCTCCGCGCACGGGTGTACGGGGTAGCAAGAGCCGAGTCGCTCGGCTACGACCGCATTTATGCCGCCTGTACCAAACTCGGCAAGCGCTCTCCCACCACCGTCCTTTCCCCATCGAGCACCCATTTCCCCCCGCCTATATATAGCCCCGCCCGAGCTCAGCCTCTCCTCACCGCCGCTCATTGAGCTCTTGAGGCAAGCCTCCCTCTCTCTACCTCTTTCTACTCTCACTGCCTCTGTTGCTCTCTCCCTTCACCGAGTTTTTCCCCCATCATAGATCTCCCTCGAACGAGCCCCAATCGCCGCCATTTTTGGCCACATAGCAACACATGCCCTACCGCCACCCTCTACCACCATCACCTTCCTCTCCAGGGCCTCCACCAAGCCTCCCGCTGAGCTTCTCGAGCTGAGCCTGTGGCGCCTTGCCGCTGACCCTTCTTCGTCCATCACCATAGCTTGGAGAGCCTCAAAATGGACTCCCCAtgcttccctctccctcccggTGGTCTCGCTGACGAGATTGGTGGCCGGGAGCCCCGTTCCGGCGAAGCTCTGACGAGCGCGCCGGAATCCCCGGCTCCACCGTCCCAAGCTGCTCCGTTGGACTGTCACTGCGTCGACCGACGCCGTCctcccatctctccctctctgtcaGCCCAGCCGTCGGCTTCCCGCCAGACCACCATGGGCCGCTTCGGCCCAGAAGAGCGGCCGATTAACCAAGCCCAGTACAGAAGCAAGCCCACTGTGCACAGTAACTTTCTATTTTTCCAGAAAATCAGAAATTTTGAAGAATATTCCAAGAATATTCtatcattttccttttttctgaTTTATTCCACCGATTAACTTCAAAGCTCATAACTCCTCCATTTtaagtccgattttgacgattcctCCACCAATATtcttctaaattcaagatctacctTTTCATactattttcataattatttcaaatttatttatattttatttgtatttaattGAGTGTTGCTTTGTTGTTTGTCGCGTTTAGAAACCGAACAGTTCGTTGAGGAGGAGCAAGAGGTGGTACCAGGAACTCGGGAGTTCGAGcaggaccccctcgaggacttcaacgaaggcaagtctcaatcccTTTTCCCTTTGACCATATTGAACCCAGTTTTATCAACACAACCCGTAGCAGCCGTTTTACTCCGATATAATGCATGCAGTGTTACTAGTTGGCATATTTTAAATTGTTGATCTAGTTGTAACCTAATGTAGCTTAGCCAGCTATTTGTGTTTATCCTGTATGCTTAATCTTAGTAAACCTAGGATTTTGCCATAGCTAATTTACTTATCACTAGGCGATTACCTtgtactagtatgcttaggaatGATATTTTTACTATTACTTCATGCTTAATCATATCTAGATTTTTCAAAGGTGTAAAACTAGGTGTTGGTGTTGTGTGGGTTATGGTTGGGTAAGACCATGTTAGATGAGAATGATAAATCATGAGTTGGGGTTAGAGCCGGGGCAAATTAGGGTTCCTTGGGGAATGCCTAGGGAGTTCGAGTGCTGTCGGTGTGACAGGCTTCAGGAGAAGTGTTGTCTGTGTGGCAGGctccatgtggagatgtttgccttggctcgtttaaggaccgagttgatgtgataTCCAACCTAGTCTATACAATACAACAACTTGACCTTGTATGGGCAGGTCTTAATCTAAATCCCCCCAGCTAGTCTACTATCGTCTGGAGGCAGGTGTACAGTGGGGAACCATGTAACAGGTGCAGGCGATGCAGGCTTGGCGACCCGGTTGGAGACCTAGCTAAAGGTCATGAACCCCTGGTTATCCCGTTGGTGGTTAGTGTGATGATGTtgtggtgggtaatggctttgttgagtcgcacttCCACGACGGTGGAATGTAGTtgaactcagcttgtgggtaaagtgtacaactctgcagaggtaaaactatttgaatagccgtgtccacaaTCATGGACGAACTATGATTCGGTCGCagcaactagcatgggttgcGTGTGTACTCCTTGTGagtgagtgggcaaggtgtgtCCTGTTTTGGTATATAGGTTCGGCCGTGTGCCGTGGGTTGCCGTGGATGGGGTGTCCAGCAACAATAAAACTTGGACAACCCATTTATTACTGATGTTGTTTTCATAAACCGCTTTATATAAAATGAACCATGCATGTGTAAAACTTAGCTTTTTGCAAAATTCAACCTTACATCTTATCTTTGCCATCCATTTATGCATGTATTCGTACCCCTgccgtagggcaagggttgagacttgttgagtactcttgtactcacccttacttgtgctttcagaggacCACCTGGACTTCACCGAAGCAGACGGTGAGGCAGACGAGTAGGCTTGATCGCGTCCGCACTTGAGTTACCTGTGGAGTGGCGTGTTCGTCATGCTATCTTTGCTGTGTACTCTGTTGTCGTGGACCCTTTTAATAATACACTTGGGCTTAGTGCTATATGTGTTATTAGGATGGTGGATTGTGCTCACCGTCCCTCGTGTTGTATGGCATTGATAATACATGTTGTAAGACTTTTATTTACCTGtgactgatccagggactggtataataatggttttaagcaccgTAGATAACCCAGGGCACTtcaggtggtatcagagccatacctGGCTGTAGGACGAGACCGTAGACCTAGACgtgttatttttataaaaactatattataAAAGTTTCTCGCTCCCTTCCCTTGTTTTGAAAAGCTCTTTAACCAACGTTGACCCCTTCCTCTCTCTGCAGATGGAAGAGCTAGGCTGGGTAACCGAGTACTACTTGGACACTCCCGGTTTTCCCAAGGTGCTGTACACTGCCCTGGCCAGGCTAGGAATCATGGAGCACCTGGAGTATGTTGGCCGAGAGTACGAGGAGTGTGGCACCAAACGCTGCAAAGTCACCATCCACATCGGAGCAAGTGAATACTACCCCAACAAAAAGCCTTGGAGTTGTTCACCACGGGATTTCGATTTGCGAATACCTATCAAGCTGTTGCCCGCAAGGCCCTGTGTTACCTCTGCCAGATGTATGAGAGGCCCGTCGGACGCACCTCCCTAAGGTTCTATCCCCCAATGGAGAAGAACCATCCCACCTGGATGTCCCGGATGAAGACCTTGGAGGGTTTGGGTGTGCGGGAGAGTGACCTGACTGTGGTGGCCATGACTCGCTACCTGCTGGCCCTGGACGAACTATATGACCAGTAGGCAACTAAGTTAAGGAAGTGCCTCCGTTGAGCTGAAGAAGGCGAAACCCATGTGAGGTCCCTACGCGTTTAGCTCGCAGAAGA from the Phragmites australis chromosome 19, lpPhrAust1.1, whole genome shotgun sequence genome contains:
- the LOC133900758 gene encoding uncharacterized protein LOC133900758 isoform X4, which encodes MNLTPLQEERLRRLKHRMNVYFDPSRRDHQEALKALWHATYPDQELQGLISEQWKDMGWQGRDPSTDFRGAGFISLENLLFFAKTFSASFQRLLKKQCGNRATWEYPFAVAGVNITFMIMQMLDLQSTKPRTFVRAIFIQMLSEDEWAFDLLYCVAFVVMDKQWLEKNASYMDFNEVLKSTRAQLERELMLDDVMRVEDMPSYSLLC
- the LOC133900758 gene encoding uncharacterized protein LOC133900758 isoform X3; this translates as MECTCSCADEASCGSPRWIGRGLSCVCIKRKGAYERICMNLTPLQEERLRRLKHRMNVYFDPSRRDHQEALKALWHATYPDQELQGLISEQWKDMGWQGRDPSTDFRGAGFISLENLLFFAKTFSASFQRLLKKQCGNRATWEYPFAVAGVNITFMIMQMLDLQSTKPRTFVRAIFIQMLSEDEWAFDLLYCVAFVVMDKQWLEKNASYMDFNEVLKSTRAQLERELMLDDVMRVEDMPSYSLLC
- the LOC133900758 gene encoding uncharacterized protein LOC133900758 isoform X1, which encodes MEVDATAAPAGESDHHHGSGCMAVRTSLPRCVHGGGGSGSPDEASCGSPRWIGRGLSCVCIKRKGAYERICMNLTPLQEERLRRLKHRMNVYFDPSRRDHQEALKALWHATYPDQELQGLISEQWKDMGWQGRDPSTDFRGAGFISLENLLFFAKTFSASFQRLLKKQCGNRATWEYPFAVAGVNITFMIMQMLDLQSTKPRTFVRAIFIQMLSEDEWAFDLLYCVAFVVMDKQWLEKNASYMDFNEVLKSTRAQLERELMLDDVMRVEDMPSYSLLC
- the LOC133900758 gene encoding uncharacterized protein LOC133900758 isoform X2, coding for MLGQLALWAKIANEASCGSPRWIGRGLSCVCIKRKGAYERICMNLTPLQEERLRRLKHRMNVYFDPSRRDHQEALKALWHATYPDQELQGLISEQWKDMGWQGRDPSTDFRGAGFISLENLLFFAKTFSASFQRLLKKQCGNRATWEYPFAVAGVNITFMIMQMLDLQSTKPRTFVRAIFIQMLSEDEWAFDLLYCVAFVVMDKQWLEKNASYMDFNEVLKSTRAQLERELMLDDVMRVEDMPSYSLLC